A portion of the Lolium rigidum isolate FL_2022 chromosome 1, APGP_CSIRO_Lrig_0.1, whole genome shotgun sequence genome contains these proteins:
- the LOC124701929 gene encoding serine/arginine-rich splicing factor SR45a-like isoform X2, with product MADSPRRRYTRSSRSPSPYKGRQKAMSRSRSPVARSQSRSPSPDPRSQARSRSRSPGREPEAVNHGNTLYITGLSSRVTDKELREYFNKEGKVVSCHVVLEPHTRVSRGFAFITMDTVEDAERCIKYLNQSEMQGRNITVEKSRRGRPRTPTPGSYLGHRYERREMQRGGGGRFRRGGYGGRDDYYGGNSYRRSPPPMYSSYRDTRDYPPYRDARDYSPPPRDGRDYYDSRGGGRGYSPQRSPPPYGGRARRERSRSLPYSPYRMPERGYGSRRAGGGGYDR from the exons ATG GCCGACTCCCCGCGCCGCAG GTACACAAGGTCCTCAAGGTCCCCTTCTCCATACAAGGgacgccaaaaggcaatgtcaagGTCAAGGTCACCTGTAGCTCGATCCCAATCTAGATCTCCATCGCCTGATCCTAGATCTCAGGCAAGGTCAAGATCGAGAAGCCCTGGGAG GGAGCCTGAAGCCGTGAATCATGGAAATACTCTGTACATAACTGGACTTTCGTCTAGAGTGACTGATAAAGAACTTAGAGAGTACTTCAATAAGGAAGGAAAG GTGGTTTCTTGCCATGTTGTTCTTGAACCCCATACTCGTGTTTCTCGTGGATTTGCCTTCATCACCATGGACACTGTTGAGGATGCTGAACGCTGCATCAAATATCTTAACCAGTCTGAAATGCAAGGCCGAAACATCACTGTTGAAAAG TCTCGCCGAGGTCGCCCAAGGACACCAACTCCTGGAAGTTACCTAG GCCATCGCTACGAGCGTAGAGAGATgcagcgtggtggtggtggcagatTCCGCAGAGGCGGCTATGGTGGCCGTGATGACTACTATGGCGGCAACAGCTACCGCAGGTCTCCACCTCCCATGTACTCGTCCTACAGGGACACCCGAGACTACCCTCCCTACAGGGATGCCCGGGACTACTCGCCACCCCCTAGGGATGGCCGAGACTACTATGACAGCAGGGGTGGCGGTCGGGGCTACTCGCCTCAacgttctccccctccttacgGTGGCAGGGCCAGAAGGGAGCGGTCTAGGTCGCTTCCTTACTCCCCATACCGGATGCCTGAGAGAGGCTATGGTAGCCGCCGGGCTGGGGGCGGTGGCTACGACAGGTGA
- the LOC124701929 gene encoding serine/arginine-rich splicing factor SR45a-like isoform X1, which yields MADSPRRRYTRSSRSPSPYKGRQKAMSRSRSPVARSQSRSPSPDPRSQARSRSRSPGSREPEAVNHGNTLYITGLSSRVTDKELREYFNKEGKVVSCHVVLEPHTRVSRGFAFITMDTVEDAERCIKYLNQSEMQGRNITVEKSRRGRPRTPTPGSYLGHRYERREMQRGGGGRFRRGGYGGRDDYYGGNSYRRSPPPMYSSYRDTRDYPPYRDARDYSPPPRDGRDYYDSRGGGRGYSPQRSPPPYGGRARRERSRSLPYSPYRMPERGYGSRRAGGGGYDR from the exons ATG GCCGACTCCCCGCGCCGCAG GTACACAAGGTCCTCAAGGTCCCCTTCTCCATACAAGGgacgccaaaaggcaatgtcaagGTCAAGGTCACCTGTAGCTCGATCCCAATCTAGATCTCCATCGCCTGATCCTAGATCTCAGGCAAGGTCAAGATCGAGAAGCCCTGGGAG CAGGGAGCCTGAAGCCGTGAATCATGGAAATACTCTGTACATAACTGGACTTTCGTCTAGAGTGACTGATAAAGAACTTAGAGAGTACTTCAATAAGGAAGGAAAG GTGGTTTCTTGCCATGTTGTTCTTGAACCCCATACTCGTGTTTCTCGTGGATTTGCCTTCATCACCATGGACACTGTTGAGGATGCTGAACGCTGCATCAAATATCTTAACCAGTCTGAAATGCAAGGCCGAAACATCACTGTTGAAAAG TCTCGCCGAGGTCGCCCAAGGACACCAACTCCTGGAAGTTACCTAG GCCATCGCTACGAGCGTAGAGAGATgcagcgtggtggtggtggcagatTCCGCAGAGGCGGCTATGGTGGCCGTGATGACTACTATGGCGGCAACAGCTACCGCAGGTCTCCACCTCCCATGTACTCGTCCTACAGGGACACCCGAGACTACCCTCCCTACAGGGATGCCCGGGACTACTCGCCACCCCCTAGGGATGGCCGAGACTACTATGACAGCAGGGGTGGCGGTCGGGGCTACTCGCCTCAacgttctccccctccttacgGTGGCAGGGCCAGAAGGGAGCGGTCTAGGTCGCTTCCTTACTCCCCATACCGGATGCCTGAGAGAGGCTATGGTAGCCGCCGGGCTGGGGGCGGTGGCTACGACAGGTGA